In Bombus pyrosoma isolate SC7728 linkage group LG2, ASM1482585v1, whole genome shotgun sequence, a genomic segment contains:
- the LOC122577573 gene encoding uncharacterized protein LOC122577573 has protein sequence MQPTCKIRSRHRTRNLEQEQNRIQKLLASEYSDFSDVILVESPFAETTRNGHGIRQVSLGLTPSKLIVAADVFKGNSRFFCPRTLDPTIESFELVSLYPLRCVSLSVFNRRHRKTLKARFIDGRVSYYELGGIQGRNIFWKKWCEQVESLLANKTNGSSLSETTAASSASSSTLYILSSEIELRKDFRKDGRRAVCRIWTHYGGAGDYTPSTWRHKDLYLGPSYSELVDGQYTPVPIRFAGASLEDIKAELKDFSPSKIEKGSRSWPTCRCFAERRKNDGLCDVLFVRDHNRKYYNKTKFYATCQTCTRNLQAKIFEDKVREKRNVWYNEAFTKEEESRSPKKCLARRISRFGFGVPEKCHSGLVLGPIQTDPDCFPLQLTVKNIYVLMENAVKVWEGKERGERGESLKHSKHFRRYGLCTAPHFLYALGPWSVQPGERTTLQGRRSFSLVTIRRQPVESELKLPVSRRQLAASISYTELQSGRFGSIGTTAKGRVVLFWTPEYWYRPRPASTAYRELRLHLNHLRNFRQEKERPTRRKLFRRKKKCQCEDDSTIAPEEKPSFLERIFSGNGSKRRQKFENQENNTTVQLRRLLRMDFRITIWDINSDILATQLTLIDRDLFVRIPAEEIEILVFQRSSRNAPNLAAWIAFSHRVSCLIGSEILGVRKLPMRSRIVARLVNAAKKCLAMGNFHSCRSILAGLQSPPIFRLRTTWDYLRIHHANRYEVMERLCKIYKNPCALSYRRSWAKVEKNRPCMPHVADLLLRLLQLNNAKCHQQGNSIIHTNDRINPSKDLAATSNRNKDVSLESNPDLKQKQGCSKNFLNSVLNRMKYKRDQNTIYEEKTDLTWTTRQQDLAWKYFYRWYNAVLKSKIRIKEQKRLSDMDPRMKRVIEVATWLSDCQKRAQGYEYPVHSFTKEFLLKNRYREDRENFFISLKLEPAMIT, from the exons ATGCAACCAACATGTAAAATCAGATCTCGTCATCGAACGAGAAACTTGGAGCAAGAACAGAACAGAATTCAAAAGTTATTAGCCTCCGAGTACTCTGATTTCTCCGACGTCATCCTCGTGGAATCTCCGTTTGCTGAAACCACCAGGAACGGTCATGGAATTCGACAAGTTTCACTTGGTCTCACGCCATCCAAGTTAATCGTGGCTGCTGACGTATTCAAAGGAAACTCGCGTTTTTTCTGTCCGCGCACCCTCGATCCTACCATCGAGAGCTTCGAACTGGTTTCTCTATATCCTCTGCGATGCGTTAGTCTGAGCGTGTTCAACAGGAGACATCGCAAAACCTTGAAGGCAAG ATTCATCGATGGAAGAGTAAGCTATTACGAACTCGGCGGTATACAAGGAAGAAACATTTTCTGGAAGAAATGGTGCGAGCAAGTCGAAAGTTTGCTAGCGAACAAGACAAACGGAAGCTCGTTATCGGAAACGACCGCTGCAAGTTCAGCGAGCAGCTCGACTTTATACATCCTTTCTTCGGAGATCGAGCTTCGGAAAGATTTCAGAAAAGATGGAAGAAGAGCAGTGTGCAG AATATGGACTCACTATGGAGGCGCCGGTGATTATACACCTTCAACATGGCGTCACAAGGACTTATACCTCGGACCATCCTACAGCGAGCTGGTAGACGGTCAATACACTCCTGTTCCTATAAGATTCGCCGGCGCCAGTTTGGAAGACATTAAGGCCGagttaaaagatttttctCCGAGCAAGATCGAGAAAGGGTCTCGTAGCTGGCCTACGTGTCGTTGCTTCGCAGAGAGACGCAAGAACGATGGTCTTTGCGACGTACTCTTTGTCAGAGATCACAATcgcaaatattacaataagaCCAAATTCTACGCGACTTGTCAGACTTGTACTCGTAATTTGCAAGCCAAGATCTTCGAAGACAAAGTCAGGGAGAAACGGAACGTTTGGTACAACGAAGCGTtcacgaaagaagaagaatcgagGAGTCCGAAGAAATGTCTCGCGCGAAGAATATCTCGATTTGGTTTTGGAGTTCCAGAGAAGTGTCATTCAGGGTTGGTTCTTGGTCCGATCCAAACGGATCCCGATTGCTTCCCTTTGCAATTGACCGTGAAGAATATTTACGTCCTCATGGAAAATGCCGTGAAGGTGTGGGAGGGCAAAGAAAGAGGTGAAAGAGGCGAGTCCTTGAAACATTCCAAACATTTTAGGAGATACGGTCTCTGTACTGCACCCCATTTTCTTTACGCCCTTGGTCCCTGGTCGGTACAACCTGGGGAACGAACTACTCTTCAAGGTCGACGATCTTTCAGTCTGGTCACTATTCGTCGACAACCTGTCGAGTCGGAACTGAAACTTCCTGTATCTCGTCGACAATTGGCAGCTAGTATTTCGTATACCGAACTTCAATCTGGTAGGTTTGGGTCGATCGGGACTACTGCGAAGGGACGAGTTGTGCTATTTTGGACACCAGAATACTGGTACCGACCCAGACCTGCTTCCACCGCTTACAG GGAGCTGAGACTGCACTTGAACCATCTGAGAAATTTTCGCCAGGAGAAAGAACGACCGACCAGGAGGAAGTTGTttaggagaaaaaaaaagtgtcaGTGCGAAGATGATTCTACCATTGCTCCTGAGGAAAAACCCAGTTTCCTAGAACGAATCTTCTCTGGAAATGGATCCAAGAGAAGACAGAAATTCGAAAACCAGGAAAATAATACTACTGTTCAATTAAGGAGATTATTGAGAATGGACTTCAGAATAACAATTTGGGATATAAACAGCGACATTTTGGCGACGCAGCTGACGCTCATAGATCGCGACCTCTTCGTCCGAATTCCCGCCGAGGAGATCGAGATCTTGGTCTTTCAAAGGAGTTCCAGGAACGCGCCTAATTTAGCAGCGTGGATAGCATTCAGTCATCGTGTTTCTTGTCTAATTGGCAGTGAAATTTTGGGCGTGAGAAAATTACCCATGAGAAGTAGAATTGTCGCGAGACTCGTGAACGCTGCCAAAAAGTGCCTCGCTATGGGGAATTTTCACTCGTGCAGATCGATTTTGGCGGGATTGCAGTCGCCTCCGATTTTCCGACTGCGAACTACATGGGATTACTTACGTATTCATCATGCGAATAG ATACGAAGTTATGGAAAGACTTTGCAAGATTTACAAGAACCCGTGTGCTTTATCATACCGACGATCTTGGGCTAAAGTTGAAAAGAATCGACCTTGCATGCCGCACGTGGCTGACCTTTTGTTGAGACTTCTGCAATTAAATAATGCGAAATGCCATCAACAAGGCAATAGTATTATCCATACGAATGATAGAATAAACCCTTCAAAGGATTTAGCTGCAACGTCTAATAGAAATAAGGATGTATCGCTGGAAAGTAATCCGGATCTGAAACAAAAGCAAGGCTGTAGCAAGAATTTCCTCAATTCCGTTTTAAACaggatgaaatataaaagggATCAAAATACGATTTACGAGGAGAAGACAGATTTAACGTGGACGACGAGGCAACAGGATTTAGcgtggaaatatttctatcgttgGTACAACGCTGTTTTAAAGAGTAAAATTCGTATCAAAGAGCAGAAGAGATTAAGCGATATGGATCCAAGGATGAAACGCGTGATCGAAGTTGCGACATGGTTGTCGGATTGTCAGAAACGAGCTCAAGGATACGAATATCCGGTGCATTCGTTCacgaaggaatttttattgaagaaTCGATATAGGGAGGATCGGGAAAACTTCTTTATTAGTTTAAAATTGGAACCGGCAATGATAACTTGa